The genomic DNA GGATGGTCCGCAATGCGCTCGAGGACGCATCGCAGGTAGGCTTCTGGGTCGAGGCCGCAGAGTTTGGCGGTGCCGATGAGAGAGTAGATGCCGGCGGCGCGCTCGCCGCCGGTGTCGGCACCGGCGAAGGGATGGTTCTTGCGGCCCAGGGCGATAGCGCGCAGCGCCCGCTCGGCCGCGTTGTTGTCGAGTTCCGCGCGACCGTCGTCGCGGTAGCGGCAGAGTGCCTCCCAGCGCGAGAGCGCGTAGCGGATAGCGCCCGCCAGCTCGGACTTCTTCGAGAGCTTGCGCACGGTGGCGATCAGTGAGGCATAGAGGTTCGCGATCAAAGGGCCTGCTCGGGCCTGGCGCACAGCGCAGCGTTCATCGGGAGGCTTGCCGCGGATGTCGCTTTCGATCGCGCAAAACGCGGCGATCCGATCGAGGGCTTGCTTAGCGATCGGGGAATCGCTTGCTTCGTAGATGTCGAAAAACTTGCGTCTCACGTGCGCCCAACAGGCCGCTTCCCGGATACGACCGTTCTCAAAGAGTCGATCGAAGCCGGCATATCCATCGGCATGCAACACGCAGGTAAAGTCGGTGAGGTGTCTGCGGGGATCGCATGATCGGCGAGGACTCACTTAAGAGTTATGCGATGAAGACCGGACGCTTACGGTAGGGTCGGCTGTCGCCGATGAACATGAGCGCAACCCTCGAGCTCACCCCGACTCGGCTGGTGCCGGTTCTTATCCCGGATCAGCTGTGGAACAGGTTGCACCGCCTTGCACCGGAAAACGCCAGCTTCCAACAGGCTTGAGCTGCCGACTGCAACCACTGCGAGAATCTCGCTGCCTAGGCCGTTGCTTTCATAGACAACACCTTTAATTGTTGCTAATGTAAGCAACATGAGGGCCGAGCCGCTGATACGCGAGCGCTTCGTGCTTTCGCGGCGAGCTTTCGTTGAGATCGTGGTCTGGAAACTATCCAAGCCGCTTTCGCAGTCTGCTCACGCGTTCAAGTACCGAATGGCGTACGTGGCAAACGGCCGCTGCGTGCTTCGCTTCGACAACGAAGCGGGTAAAGGCGATCACAAGCACCTCGGCGAGACCGAGGTCCCGTACCAGTTTGCAGACCTCGTTCAGTTGCAAGAGGACTTCTGGGCAGCTGTTAAACGACGTAGGAGAGGCCGATGAAGACCGTTACCGTTGGAGTGTCGTCCCTAAAGGATGTGCAGCGGCGGACCGCTGCAGCATTCCGTGGTCAGCGCCAGGGCGCGTACATTTCCTTTGCCTCCGAGGAGATACTCTGGAAGACCATCACGCCGAAGCGATGGATGATCCTCAAGTCGATGGCGGGACAGGGCCCGATGGCAATCCGTGAGGTCGCCCGGCGCGTCGATCGCGATGTTCGCGCCGTCCATAGCGATGTACATGTTCTGTTGAACGCGGGGCTGGTCGAGCGCACCGACGATGGTCGCGTCCATTTCCCATACGAGGCCATTCACGTGAACTTCGTACTCCGAACTGCCGCCTGACGTGTGAAGGGGCGCCGAAGACTGACCAAGTTCTGCGCCATCCGATCAACGTTCAATGCCGGTTCACAACGGAGGGCCGCAATGATGGGCTCGCTCTCATCCGCGATGAGGCTTTCCTTCATCGGCAGATCGTTCGCGAGAACGCATGCCTACTCGTTTTATGTGATACGAAGTACGTTTAAAAGTCTCTCGAACGATGGTCTGGAAGATTGGAAGGCGCTCTTGGTCGTCA from Candidatus Binataceae bacterium includes the following:
- a CDS encoding IS66 family transposase, translating into MSPRRSCDPRRHLTDFTCVLHADGYAGFDRLFENGRIREAACWAHVRRKFFDIYEASDSPIAKQALDRIAAFCAIESDIRGKPPDERCAVRQARAGPLIANLYASLIATVRKLSKKSELAGAIRYALSRWEALCRYRDDGRAELDNNAAERALRAIALGRKNHPFAGADTGGERAAGIYSLIGTAKLCGLDPEAYLRCVLERIADHPINRVDDLLPWNLAPQLQSPRLAA